A stretch of DNA from Amphiprion ocellaris isolate individual 3 ecotype Okinawa chromosome 18, ASM2253959v1, whole genome shotgun sequence:
TTAAGTTCAGTTTCCAATCAGTTCTCCCTTAACACTGTCTGTGATTTTGGCTATATGATGCGAACAAGTGTTTTAGTCAGACATAGTTTACAGGTAATTAAATAGTCTCAACTGAGCAAAGACAGAACAAATATATCTTAGACAGAGCCTTGCCTCAAGAGAGGTCCTCTGTGAAGGTCTCTCAGAGTTGATCATGAGCCTCAGGTCTTCCCAGAGAATGGAGTCCTCCCAGAGTTCTGACCCCTCACTGGAGTCAACCACAGAGCCTCCATCGTCTTCTCTGTggctcctctctgtctccatctTTGCAGGTGGGCCTGCGGATGGATCCGAGACCTGGGTGTCTGGGTCACTTTCTCTTGGAGGGGGCCCACGTTGATACGCAGTAAAGAAGCGACTAAAACTTCCAAATATCCCTGTAAAGAGCAACCGAAACCctgtaaaagtttaaaaaagtaataGAGCAACCTTTACTACATGAGTTACAGTCGTGCTAAGTGAAGACAACCAACCTTTTCCCTGAACTCCTCCACTGGTCTCTAAACTCTCCTCTGAACTGTGGGCGTGTCGGTCCTCCATCGTCCCCTGTCCGCTTTCAACCGATAAAACATATAAACACCATGGTAATAAAACATGAACGcctaataattacattttcaagTAATTAATCGAAACAAATTTAGGGTTTATTACCTCAAACCGGGTAACACGATGACAGCAGGCGGCGGTAACACACCGTTAGATAGACGTTAACGGACTCAACGAAAAAGAAAACGTATGACGTCACATGATTTAGCAACCGGCGCGCGGTACGGAGGAAGTGGCTTGTGTTCGCTCGTATCTTCCTGTAAAGTGCTCTTTGTGGTAAGTTCGCCGCTATTAACAGCTGTCTGTCCTCTAATAAAAGCTGTACGACTCGTCAAAAGACGAAGAGACACAATTATTCACCTCAAAAACGCGAACCAACTGTCGTTTTTATTTAGTAATGTCAACTGTTCTAACGTTGCGCACTACTTCCAGTTAGCACCGGTGAAGCTACGTAGCTAACAAGGTAGTTGCTAGTTCTAGTTCTCATCTGCCATTAGGAAATCTCAACTGTCACTgaactttatttgttgtttcgGTTACTATTATTTACATGCTGATTAAGCTACTGTAAAGTCATGTCTCTGTCTGTTGTCTGACATCTGGTTGCTTCCTAACAGTCAACATGGCCTCAGATGACATCGCTCAGCTGGCTGATGTTCTCTCGAAGACCCATGTCGGGGATCGAGAGTTGAGCTACAAAGGCCTGGGACTAAAGCTTGACAACGCAGAATCAGGTCAGATACTGGGCAGCAAAGAGGAATTCGATTTATGTTCTCTGCTTATTTACCCTAACTGTGTACTGTTGACATCAAAGGACCAGCCCCTGATTTTTCCTGAGACTTTACAGCCTGTTCTGTGTGCTTTCAGTGGAGGATCTGGTCCGGGAGATCGAGCAGTACCAGGGTCTGAGAGCTTTGCGTCTTGAAGGAAACACTGTGGGAGTGGAGGCAGCCCAAGCCATTGCTAAAGCTCTGGAGAACAAAGACCTGCTCCAGGTAATCCTCAGTTCATTGTTTCTAGTCATAGTAAAGCAAACATGAGTTGCACAGCATGTTTTGGTTTTAATCTACacttctgggcttcggggttcttcacacttgcatgtttgaccaggtctcgccagctactgccgagtcccattgtcagcgaatgatgggacccgccagaatgtgctgagaatctctccagactctctaccctaaactcattctctctttcactggtatcctcttctggcctattctattctatactgtcaagacatccacaattatggtgctcagtaccgtttgtttaattatttatttattgaatctctttttctttcgtgtttttttttttgttttttgtatttttttctgttttattgatgggcagttagtagttgggaataacacatcACCtaacaatctttaattgcaatagcaccgcctgttagtttctatccctgttcatcctgttcgtcctgtccagtatttgtttcccccacacatcactgaggtgtagcactgccctccctggctcataatagggaattctaataaagaatgtctgcttagctttcagggagggctggtgatggtcacacacatgcactaaatattaaaatatttggctgcaagactaaaatatgcatcaatctcatataatgttgacacctcttttgtgaagttaaacaatgagaataaatgcagacaaaaaaaaaaatctgcacactAGCATAAAACTTGGAAAGGTATTGTCAGTAGCTATACTCTTGGGAGTATAACTACTTGAATATTGTAATGTTTTGATTCAAGTAACATTAAATGTTGTCCTGAATGTATTTTCACATGATTGTTGAGACTCTTTTTCTCATCTAATCTAGATGTGAAATGCATCAATGTCagttgtgaagaagaaaaaacagcttAATAAATGTTTAGCTCCATAATGTAGTGGTAATAAAACTACCAATTTGAGCAATACAACTCTCTGTACTGTATTTTGATGGTCAGATCACAAAGTATTGTGGTTGTATGTCAGACTTAAAGTGTCTGTACTCTCATATACTGTGTAATCTTACAGTAAATAAGCCACACCACTCACTctaagcccttttcagacatggaataTGTGCTATTGCTGCTTTATTAATTGGTTAAAGTGATGACTCGGGCACTTTTGCATTAATGGACATTCATGGCTTGATGCAGACAAACCCACCGTAGTGACAGAGAGAGTTGCGGTATGCACATGATATTTGTCATTCATGAGAGGCTAGATGCACCAAGTGatatataatatacaataaTGTGATAACAAATATAACACTAAATTTAAATCTGCTGTGTAAGAAATGATTTAACTTTAGCTTTTGAACTGTgactgtgtgacagctcacctcaAAAAGTTCACGGCACATCTTGCCATTAGATTGGGATTtatcctgtctccatgttgcggataatttgcagttttgtaTAAATAATCAAGTTAATGTTGTTCTATGTGCATAAATGTGTGCACTCTCCCGTTAGGGGCAATCATGGATCATGTTGCTATGTGATGTGGCAGGTATTTCAGAAACTTAAAAGACTCTTACAAagagctggaagcaacaaactaaacttaagCATCCACtaacattttacaaaaaccGGATTACATTCACTATCGGTGAGTCTTGTTATTCTGACCTGTGGATTCAACAGTATGTGGGTCAGACTTGTACCATGTTAAAAGTGAAACAGGTATGTTACTATATCTGACAAAACTACTGCTGCAACTTTTACGAAAAGTTACAAGGGAACTCATTGATACATGAAGTTGACACTTTCAGCTGTCGTCACTTTAAAACAGAGAAGTGCATGCCTGAAATAGGCTTCAATGTCACAATGTTTTCATTATGTTAACAACTCCTTGTGTCTTTCAGAGATGCTACTGGAGTGACATGTTCACCGGCAGGCTGCGCTCTGAAATCCCAACAGCCCTGGTGAGAATTGCAGCCACTAGTTTACTGGTCCCAGTTAAAGGAAGAGTCTCTCCCCACTGTTGGATATGTTTTCAGTTTAAGAAATTCATTGTGTTTTAAGAATTTGTTTTGTGATCATGTTTGTAGTGTTTTGATGTCTTCCTATATGCATTTTATAATTTTGCTTCACACattctctttctgttctttcgTCAGAGGTCCCTGGGCGGTGCTTTGATGAGTGCTGGAGCCAGGCTGACAGAGTTGGACCTGAGTGATAATGCTTTCGGGCCAGATGGTGTTAAGGGGATTGAGCAGCTGCTGAAGAGCCCTTCCTGCCACACCTTGAGGGAGCTACGGCTCAACAATTGCGGCATGGGGATCGGCGGAGGAAAGGTCAGCTTACAAACACCGATGGTCCTTCAATCAGCCAAATAAGCCAAGAATAAAATGGGTTTTGTAATGTTCTGTAATGTTTTTACTTGTATGGTTATTGTAGATTCTGGCTGAAGCTCTGATGGAGTGTCACAGACAGTCATCAGCCCTTGGAGCTCCATTTAAATTGAGAGTGTTCGTCGCAGGGAGGAACCGCCTGGAAAACGAGGGAGCTAGTGCACTGGCGAAGGCTTTTCAGGTAGAAATTACTCATCCTCAATGGACTGACTTTTCTTGCTCTCAGTGCAGTCAGACTGAATAGAGCTTCCAGCCTCACATGTGCAACGTTCAGTCAGAACTTTCACCTGCAAAATCTCTAGGCTCGAGCTAATTTAAGATCGGTGTGGGACTGATATCTTATTCAGGAAatattgtttgtgtattttgctATTACATAGTTgcagtttctctgttttgtcttgctttaaattaaaactttttgtaAGTTTAATAGCATTTCGGAGTGTCAGTCAATATGCGACATTTGAAGATGCAGCCTTGTGTAACCTTAAACTTCTCTGCAAATCAGTTGATGGGCAGCCTGGAGGAGGTTCACATGCCTCAGAATGGAATAAACTACGCGGGTGTGATGGCGTTGGCTTCAGCCATGCGACAAAACCCAGAGCTTCGAGTGCTCAACTTCAATGACAACACCTTCACCAAGAAGGGAACACTGGCCATGGCTCAGGTGAGGCCTGTTCATTTTAGGAATATCCTGTTAGCAGAGAGGATCCATTGTGTCTAGGTTGTTTATACCGTAGTTTTTCCCCTCCTGTTGGCCATGCAGGCTTTAAGGCACCTCAGGAACGTCCAGGTGATCAACTTTGGCGACTGTCTGGTCCGCTCTGAGGGAGCCATTGCCCTTGCTGCAGTTCTGAGAGATGGACTACCAATCCTCAAGGTGCCACCCAAGTTCAAGTGTTTATGGTCAGGTTCCTCTGTCTGCTCCATCAACAGCTGATGTTACAGTGCTCTCTTATGTGTCCTGTCTACAGGAGCTCAGTCTGTCATTTGGTGAGATCACTGAGGTAGCAGCTCTGGTGGTGGCTCAGGCTGTCATGGAAAAGCCTTACATGGAGAAAGTGGATCTGAACGGTGCGTACACTGACTGGAGGACTGGTCCCGCTATCCAAGTACACAGAAGTAGCAGGATCATAAAAATCCTGCCATATTATGTGTATTTGCTTCTAAACAAACTAAATGTTCCTGGAAGGGTgttaaatatgttgtaaaaGCTCAATTACAGTTAGCCCAAGTTCTCTTAAACCTGAGAGTTAAATAATAACTTTTTTGGACAAAGGTTTACATTAGTCCTGTATGTGACTCTAACAGGTAATTGTCTGGGAGAGGAGGGCTGTGAGGCTTTGAGAGAAGCTATGGAGAACATGGACAAAGGAGACATGCTGGCATCACTCAGGTaagatgtgtgtgtgatatTAGGTAATCCACTGAATCTGTTGTTAAACTGCATAAACATTCAAATAGCAGATCttaatttttgtctgtttaacttgACTACAGTGATGATGAGGGAGAACCAGATGACGAGGACGAagatgaggaagatgatgatgaggatgaaaaCAATAATGATGATGCTGACGATTGtaatgaggaggatgaggagtaTGGTGAAATTGTGAAGGAGAATGGAATATTGAGAAAAGAAGACAGTCCTGTGAAACCTCAGAGTCCGGTAagaatcagaaaacaaacaaaattcatGTAATTAGTTATTTATATGCCTCATGTGCTGTTTGGGTTGGCCTGTGTTTTGTCAAAATAACAAGTGTTGCACTGACTGCCACCCAAGGCTTGATTTTCAGCAATAAATGGCTCATTATGCATTCAGTTATGGCTCTAGGCAACCAGAGAAAACCTTGGTCCACTGAAATCATACCTACTCTTCAATCTGCACGTTATCTCTAGATGAACTAAATTGGACACAGTACCTAAGTGCAATCTACCTGCAAGCCTTATGAGCTGAAATTAATTCTAAGTGAACTCTGAAAACAATTATTAGCAGCACATTAAATCATTTGATACTGGTTATTTAATACTGAAGACTTAGAGTACCTGCTGTATGCCTGCCATCTTCATATGATCTCTGAAAATAGAGCTATTCTCTGGTGATCGCAGCACAAGAACTGTGGAGAAATATAACACAGACAAGTTAGCCTGCTATTCTTAGGTTATCTGCCATGTTGATTGTTTAACTATGGTACATGAATTGGTGCTTACATAGTTTGCACTTGACTTTTTGGCcatttgtgtgaaaaaaatgcagccatACAGACGACTTCTTGAACAGGATCTCTGCTGATGTGGAGTAAATGTTTAATCAATGTTAATTAAGATAAACCTCCATTAGGTCAGACAAGTTCAAACTTGCTGAAAATgtgttcttcctgtcaggctgtTGATGTGGTTTTTCATGAATATAACAGTGGTCATTGTCCAATCAGTGACAATTTGACAGCATATCAACCACCTCACGATAAGCTGACCTGGAGACTACAGCCCTACATCCAAAAGCCAACTCAATTATTTTACATGAACCAGAAAAACACTGATTCTCATTTGTTctgattgtgcttttttttccatccttaGGCAGAAGTCATGTCCTTCCTTAACTGCCCTTCTGCAGAAAAGCTCCTTCAGCTGGGAGATATGAGGACAAGCATTCACCAACAGGTGACAAGTTTACACAAATAAATTTCCCCTGCATGTGGCTGATAAGTACTAACAGGAAGCAACAATTCGATGCAACTGTTTTTACTGAGCTGGTTTGTATATGGATATATTACTATATGCAAAAAGGGGTATAACCTGTTGCTGACCTCTTCTCTTGTCTCATCAGTTCGATGCATCTGAGCCACAGAAGGCGGCTGATGTCCTTTTGAAAATTAGCTCCTTGTACAATGAGGATCTAGAAACAAAGGCAGCTGTTCTAGAAACTGTTGGTaaatataatttcattttttttgcggTCATTCAACAGTGTAATACAGTATATCTAATAACACAATGCACATTTTAAGAGCAACTGCAGACTATGGTCCTCTCCAGATGTCTCCTTCTGAAGTTTCTATACAGAGTGATGTGACTGTGTGAGAGTTCAGTCTGTTGACTTATTTTAATACCCCGTGTTACTGTGACCCACAGATGCAGTGCTGAAGAAGCTGCTCTCTGGTTCTGCCCTCCAGTCCTACTGTTTCCTCTCCACACTGATGGTCATGATGGGACTTCTCAAGGTACAGAACTGCTACATTTCCCCAGAGCCAGAATCTGACACAAAACCAGTGGCAGCAAAACATCAACTGCACCAATTCTCATGATGATTGATTCATTGtctaagacaaaaaaaaacacaaatcacctGAATTTTTACACATACTTTCTTCAAGTATCTTTAGATTCCATAACAGTTGAAGTAGTCAGGGCTTTGTCTGTCTGCCACAACTTTAACTATGACGCACCAAAAACAGTTCTGATTAAAGGAATGTGATTagaaagcaaattaaaatagTGGTAAGTTTGGGGAACCCCATGTTTAGAGAAAGTAATACATTAGATTGAGGCTTCGGGGACAGGACAAGCTCAGGACTAAGTACAGCCTGGGGTCAGAGAACCCAGCAGTCAGTCAtcttgttactccgccaaggaacgcgacagagttatgtgatgatcagcatacatttttccatctgtcagtctgtctgttagcaacattactctaaaacagacttagtggatttggatgaaattttcagggaaggtcagaaatgacacaaggaccacctcattatccacggatttgttaacaATTTCCGTATCaatgcaagatagcagcacggcgtcactgtagctGTGACAgtaagtgaacactacatcagctgcctgctgacgatcacatgattacgatcctactacaaatcaaccctTGCAGACTTCTCCGGACTTACCCATCGTAAataatacaacaactgagcagccttggcagagtactgtgctctctgagttcTTGTTTGTAAATATGTCAGAATAGTGTGTTGTGCTCTCTCCAAGGTGCTGAATGTGGAGCTCACAGCAACTCTCCCCGATTATAAGAGACTTagcctcattcattcattcactccttACTTTTAATCTGTAAATCATGGTATTTGGTATCACGTCTTCAGAGCACCCTGGCCATAGCGGCCTTACTAGGTTGGACCTCGTAACATGTTCATATTACTTTCAACACAGAACAGAAGTCTGAATTTAACTGAATTGTCAGATTAAAATAAAGACTGCAGCAGTGCATACGAAGAGGGAAAGATAAAGAAATGCCTCTATTGTACCACCCTCTAATATCACTGTATTAACCATTTGACGCCGGTCGTCGCAAATTcgcatcataccactttcattcagactgcagctgagagcGTATGCATTTCCCCAATGCTGGTTCGTGCATAATCAATatgtacctcggaaccttttgcaagcactgatTTCTCATAGGActggtcggagtgggacctaattattatatatctgttattattattatatatctgttctatgtgcaatagacaaattaacaatctccacttaatttagcatcagctggaaagcaaaaacacaaataataattttatttatataattgtaaataaattcaggcatgaAAGGGTTAACTGTCCTGTCTCAGTTTTAAACTGATATGCACAGATTCAGTTTAATAAACTATGGAACATAGAAAGAGTTTCTCAGAtcaatcctttaaaaaaaagctcctTCTCAAGGTTTATGGAAACACATCTTTCAATAATAATCTGGCCAGTTAGTCTCTCCATTGTGTTTCCAGTGTTCATTCATGCCTGCTGCAtagaagaaaaaaggaacatCCAATAAAACCTTTCACAAGCGGCATGTGTGCAAACAGGAGTTAAACAAGACTACGAACTTGGTATCCTGTAGATCTCGTCTTGTAGCCGCTCAGATGTCATTCTCACTAAAGCTAAATAATTTTACAATCCATCTATGATACCTTGTGGGAGAGAACAGGAAACACTTTCATTCTGTTTCAACTTTTAAAAGTCATACAGTGTCTGTCTGAATAATAAAACCTGCACTTCAACAGCTTTATGAAGCCAGCCTTGTTATGGATGTTCAAAGGTTTTGTTTTAGTTGTAGCTGATGAATGTGATGTGTTTGTAACACACTGTGCTTTAACAGGTTTCCAcagaaagttttctgttaattctacttttttttattattattataattcttgaaattcatttatttgaagTTGCTGTGAGCCCTCTAAGCACTACCGTTTTTCTAATTTTCACCAATTGTGGAAAAGCTTTTTTGTACAGACTTCTCTGCTGCTAAGCCTGAAGTATTACTAATTATTTTATCACTGTATTTTTATCTGAAATGGGTgcaaagtggaaaaaacaacagctagcttgttcatttgtgtttttcatgaaggagactgaattttaatgttttgcttGTCTGTATCACTGTTTGCTCTGATGTAACTCAATATTAATTATCTctatgaatttatttatttttaagtttttctgcTCTGCTTTTCAGGGTGaggggaaaatgaaaaaagtgttGCTGGTCCCGGGTCAGCTGTTATGTTTGGAACATGCCGTCCAGCAGGAATACTTCCCTCAGCATCACGCTTCACTGCTTCACATCTTCCTGTCCAAGTAGGATAATCTTTTATCTACACAAGGCTCTGACTGAGATTAACTCTTTATGCCTCCGCTCAGGCAGTAGCTGTGGCTGGAGGATTAATATTTTTAGGTTGTATGTTATTTCATCTGGTGTAAACATCTACCTGGACTTAAATATTAACTGATtagaccattttttaaattctagttTTTATCTAAACTCAGGGAGAAAAAGTGTCTATCTTTGGACTTTGAATAAAAATTTGACCTGCTATGTTTAGGGAGAGTAAATGTAACGATCAAATAAAGCAATAAAGTAGTGCTGTTGAACACGTTGCATAAATGTAACCTGTACTTAAAGTCTTCCGCTCTGCGTTCCTGTGTGATTCTGCAGGAACAGCGAAGCTCTGAAGTCATGCAGCAGTGCCAGAGAGCGGCTGAGCTCTGCTCTGGAGAAGAAGTGCCACAACTAACACTGATCCAGCCAGCCAGTGCCAGTACTTACACAGGGACACACTGTACTGACATTCATGTTTTTTCACCATCAGAACCAACAGGGATGCTTTACACTTGAACAAAGGACAAGTACAACCGCTGCTGTCCACTCCTGATTTGTATAGTTTATGAAGGCAAGACTGTCCAGAATGTCTtaattatttttctacttttgcttGTGACTTATATTTTTATagaaaatagatacaaaaaacaaaaatatagaaCTGCACATCATCTAGCCGTGGGTATAatgtgtaacaaaaaaaaactgactgtaATCTGAAGTGAAGCTAACATTTAGGCACTGTCCATCTGGCACCTTTTGAAACATATCTGTTGCTTAGATAGGTTTATCTTCAAAATTCACTGTTAAACAATGACAAAATAGTACATCTGTTTATGGAGATTATGCCCAGGTCTTGATAAATTTGGAAATGgtacaataaaaacaagcaaagtgTGGCAGACATTGTCTTAATAAGCACACAGTGACAGATTAGCTGTGGTTTTAGacatgcatttttctttctgttgctgtAAAAACTTAACGAGTGCTGAAACTAAATGGTAAttccaaaataaatacaatctataaatgaaaataacttaGTCAAAAGCACAGAGGTGACTTTATTGTTTCTTGACAGTGCTTATTTATAAAGATGACAAACTTTTGGGACAATCTGTCATCAGCTATAATCACCCCACTGCTGCTCGTAAAGATCCAGTCAATTCATAGCACTGTCAGCAACAATAGAAGCACCACGTATCCTCACCCATGAACCTGAAAACACAGCGTGTGTTCAAATCAGCCTGAACTGAACCCAGCTGTAGAACTTCAGAGATCAGGAGACCGCAATCACTTTTATCTGATGGTTCTACTTGAAAAATGTGCTCTTATATGACTTTGTGTTGCACAAATTTACTCACTGTGTATTACCTCATATAGCTCTTTGTGGTGTGATGGAGCATTTAAGGGAAACGGGAAAGGAACatacttttttgacatttagatcatctgcatttattcagttGGGAGGATGTTTGTTTGCCTGATATGTTGTTGAATTGTACTGAAcgctctgtttttaaaaataaagctcCTCTAACAAGTATGactctgtctttgtgtctcaAGTAATGTCTGCATCAGCTCATTTACTCAGCAATAAACCTGTGCAGGTCTAGAGTTTACCTAATTTTCCTTCATTCCTGATGCTACAGTTCGTCCTTGGTGAAGAGAACAGGTGAAGATGATACCTGTAAATACCTTTTCTTGATGTTTGAAGGGGCTGTGTGGAATACGAGATCTTTCGCTTTGGGGTGAACTTCTCCTTTAACAGGCTGAGAGGAGCAGTGTGCAGACTCCAGCGGTGGgaggtggaggtgtgtgtgcgtCGGGAGGGAG
This window harbors:
- the rangap1b gene encoding ran GTPase-activating protein 1b, which produces MASDDIAQLADVLSKTHVGDRELSYKGLGLKLDNAESVEDLVREIEQYQGLRALRLEGNTVGVEAAQAIAKALENKDLLQRCYWSDMFTGRLRSEIPTALRSLGGALMSAGARLTELDLSDNAFGPDGVKGIEQLLKSPSCHTLRELRLNNCGMGIGGGKILAEALMECHRQSSALGAPFKLRVFVAGRNRLENEGASALAKAFQLMGSLEEVHMPQNGINYAGVMALASAMRQNPELRVLNFNDNTFTKKGTLAMAQALRHLRNVQVINFGDCLVRSEGAIALAAVLRDGLPILKELSLSFGEITEVAALVVAQAVMEKPYMEKVDLNGNCLGEEGCEALREAMENMDKGDMLASLSDDEGEPDDEDEDEEDDDEDENNNDDADDCNEEDEEYGEIVKENGILRKEDSPVKPQSPAEVMSFLNCPSAEKLLQLGDMRTSIHQQFDASEPQKAADVLLKISSLYNEDLETKAAVLETVDAVLKKLLSGSALQSYCFLSTLMVMMGLLKGEGKMKKVLLVPGQLLCLEHAVQQEYFPQHHASLLHIFLSKNSEALKSCSSARERLSSALEKKCHN